A portion of the Bacillus thuringiensis genome contains these proteins:
- a CDS encoding IS3 family transposase, translated as MSYEKGDEFKKSKSVEYEVIHTLKQNFSIVLLCEIAGVSRSGYYKWEKRINDSTEKMKEDQFIMSKIGECERDPDINGSYGYRRICIWLKKYYGLQVNHKRVYRLMRRMGLQAKIRKKKWRHFGLKEQCVVSENLLNREFSTTRPNEKWVTDITYLTFNTKCIYLSVILDLYNNEVVAYRMSEYNNLKLVTDTVNKALRKRKVHETVLHSDRGYQYTSKKYNQLLKKNKITVSMSRKGNCYDNACKRAFLVILRQNAFIDIRFMKRQKFLRLLKDI; from the coding sequence ATTAGCTACGAAAAGGGGGATGAGTTCAAAAAAAGTAAATCAGTAGAATATGAGGTCATTCATACCTTAAAACAGAATTTTTCAATTGTATTGCTTTGTGAAATTGCAGGTGTTTCAAGAAGTGGATATTATAAGTGGGAAAAAAGAATCAACGATTCCACTGAAAAGATGAAAGAGGACCAATTTATCATGTCTAAAATAGGAGAATGCGAACGAGATCCAGATATAAATGGTAGCTATGGTTACCGAAGAATTTGTATATGGCTCAAAAAGTATTATGGTTTACAGGTAAATCACAAAAGAGTATATCGTTTAATGAGGAGAATGGGGCTACAAGCTAAGATTCGAAAGAAAAAGTGGAGGCATTTTGGTTTAAAAGAACAATGCGTCGTGTCGGAAAATCTGTTAAACAGAGAGTTTTCAACTACAAGACCAAATGAAAAATGGGTTACAGATATAACCTATCTTACCTTTAATACTAAGTGCATATATCTTTCAGTGATACTAGACCTTTACAATAACGAAGTTGTGGCCTATCGAATGAGCGAATACAACAATTTAAAATTAGTTACGGATACAGTCAATAAAGCCTTGAGAAAAAGAAAAGTCCACGAAACAGTATTACATAGCGACCGAGGTTATCAGTATACGTCAAAAAAATATAACCAATTACTTAAAAAGAATAAAATAACTGTAAGTATGTCTAGGAAGGGAAATTGTTACGATAATGCATGTAAGAGAGCTTTTTTAGTCATTTTAAGGCAGAATGCTTTTATAGACATACGTTTCATGAAAAGGCAGAAGTTTTTAAGGCTACTAAAAGATATATGA
- a CDS encoding helix-turn-helix domain-containing protein produces MGKIRRTFSIDFKMKAIELYLHRGIGSKLIGKELGVTYSVIDRWIKKYKNEGILGLQEKRGRSKQTNEISQDARIQRLEAENAYLKKLLATKRGMSSKKVNQ; encoded by the coding sequence ATGGGGAAAATTAGAAGAACTTTTTCAATTGATTTTAAAATGAAAGCTATTGAATTGTACTTACATAGAGGAATTGGAAGCAAGTTAATTGGAAAGGAATTAGGAGTTACATATTCAGTTATAGATAGATGGATTAAAAAATATAAAAATGAGGGTATTCTGGGCCTACAAGAAAAACGTGGAAGATCCAAACAAACAAATGAAATAAGTCAAGATGCTAGAATACAACGATTAGAAGCGGAAAACGCATACTTAAAAAAGCTATTAGCTACGAAAAGGGGGATGAGTTCAAAAAAAGTAAATCAGTAG